A stretch of the Enoplosus armatus isolate fEnoArm2 chromosome 13, fEnoArm2.hap1, whole genome shotgun sequence genome encodes the following:
- the med31 gene encoding mediator of RNA polymerase II transcription subunit 31, translating to METEEQARNRFQSELEFIQCLANPNYLNFLAQRGVLRERPFINYLKYLLYWKEPEYAKFLKYPHCLHMLELLQYEHFRKELVNAQCAKFIDEQQLLHWQHYSRKRTRLQQALAEQQQPQQQPPPHGNTAAK from the exons ATGGAAACAG AGGAGCAGGCCAGGAACCGTTTCCAGTCGGAGCTGGAGTTCATCCAGTGTTTAGCCAACCCAAACTACCTGAACT TTTTGGCTCAGAGAGGCGTCCTGAGGGAGAGACCCTTCATCAACTACCTGAAGTATCTGCTGTACTGGAAGGAGCCTGAGTACGCCAAGTTCCTCAA GTATCCTCACTGCCTGCAcatgctggagctgctgcagtacGAACACTTCAGGAAGGAGCTGGTCAACGCTCAGTGCGCCAAGTTCATCGacgagcagcagctgctgcactggCAACACTACTCCAGGAAACGCACCCGGCTGCAGCAGGCGCTGGCCGAGCAGCaacagccgcagcagcagccgccgccGCATGGGAACACCGCCGCCaagtga